The sequence GCTGTCGACCAGTCCCAGGACAGTTTGGTGGCCACGCCGCCGCGTGCGATGGCGGGAATGTGGCAGGTCTGGCAGGCGATCCTGGCGGTGTGCTCGTTCAGCTTCTTGCCATGATCGCCCAGCTTGGCCAGGCTGACCGGGTGCGGCTGGTTGCCATGGCAGGCCTGGCAGGTGGCCGGGTTGCTGCTGTCCGCCTTGCCGCGTATGTGGGCACCGCCCTTGTCCTGCGCGGTGGGCGTGTAGCGGCTGCCGGAAACATCGTGGCTGGAAGTCTTGTGGCAGGTGCTGCAGGTGAAGTCAGCGCCGGAGGCATCCATGTGGACATCAAGCTCCTTGTCGGGCGCCGCCAGCGAGCTGTCCATGTCGCCGTGTTTCACGCCATCGCCGCCGCCGCCGTAGAAGTGGCAGGCGCCGCAGTTGTCACGGCTGGTCTTGCCGACTTTTTGCGCCACATTTGCAAGGTCCACCGGCTTGACGATCTTGCCGGAGCCGGGAGGAAACTCCATTTCCTTGTAGACCGGGTGTCCGGCCAGGCCGGGCAGTTTCTTGTAATTGCCGGTGGTGTCGTGGCAAACCAGGCAGTCGACATTGTTTTCCGAGCTGAAGTCGAAATTCTTGTCCTTCCAGCCATAACCGGCATGGCACGAGGTACAGAAAGCATAATTCTGCGAAATGGAAATGCAGAAATTGTTCATGACATTCTTTTTGCCCAGACGCTGGTTATTCTCCGGGTTGAGAAATTCCCAGGTCCAGTGCTTGGTCTTGTGCACCTGCTTGGCGGCTTCGGTATGGCAGGAGAGACAGGCCTTGGTGACATCCGGGCCGGACTGGAAGGTTTGCTGCAGTTCCTTGTACTTGCTGTGATCAGCCGTGGAGGTATTGGCGGCGCCAGCCAGGCTGCTCATGGCCAGGGCGCACAGGGCGGCCAGCCAGCCGGCAAATGCCAGGGCGGCTGGCCATTGAGGGTGCGAGGTTTTCATGGTGAATCCTTCCGAAGCTGGTGCCAGATGAACGATCTGGATGTTGTTACCCTTGGCTCAGGGCGGACGGCTGCCGCCTTGCCCTGAGTCACGGTGCTTATTTTCCGCGTTCCTTGATGCTGAACGTGCCATCCGCGTTGAATTTCATCTCTGCATCAATGAAATAGGTCTGAAGCTCGCTGCGCATCAGTTTTGCCGTGTCATGGGCTTCTCCCGAGCGGGCTCCCGTGCCGCACAGAAATATGATGGGTTTGTCCTTGGGCAGGGTTTCGAGTTTTTTCTCCAGGTCACCGATGGGAATATTGATCGCTCCCTTGATGGTGGCTGTGTTGAATTCCTTGGCATCGCGCACGTCCACCAGCAGCAGTGAATCCGGATTTTCCTTCATGACGCGTTCGAAGGACGCAACCGTGATGGTGCCTTTTTCCTTGCCGGGCTCGACACCCGCTTTGGCCCTGGCTACCGGGCCGGTGCTATCGGTCGCGGCGGAGGCGGGTGCCTGACCGTAGAGCTTGAGCCATTCCGGATGCCCTTCCACAAAGGTTTTGACATCTGTGTACCCAAGTTTTCTGGCCTTATCTGCGGACTTGTCGCTAAGCACGCATTCCAGGCCGCCACAGTAGTAAATCAGTGGCGTGGCCTTGTCGGCTGGGAGCTTATCCACATGCTTGTCAAAGTCGGTGTCTGAAATATGCACTGCGCCGGGGATGGCGCCCTTGTCGAAAGCGCGTTTTGGACGGGCATCAATCAGCATGAAATTGGCTTTTTCATCCAGCAGTTTCTTGATGTAGGCGCCAGAAACGGATTGCCTCATCCCTTTGGCTGCCCAGTCCGGGGAACCGTCGGCATAAACGCGGATGTTGGTGTAGCCGAGTTTTTCCGCCTTGAATGCGGAGTTGTGGCTCAGCATGCATTCCACGCCGCCGCAGTAAAAAATCAGCAGCGTGCTCTTGTCCTGCGGCAGGCTGGCGGCCATCTGGTCGAACTTGCTGTCCGGGATACTGACCGCGCCGGGAATATGGCCCGGGTCATACTGGCGTGCCACCGGGCGGGAGTCGATCAGCATGACGCCCTTTTTGGGCGGGATTTCGGCATTCTGTTTGACGAATTCGATATCCACCAGCTTGCTGTACCAGCCTTCCTTCGCCTTGAGCTGTTCGGCGTGTGCCGGTGCCACCCCGCTTGCGGCAGGCAGAACGACAGGCAGGGACAGAAGCAATGCAAGGCCCAGATTGTGCAGTTTCTTGTTCATTTTGATGTCTCCTCGTGATCTCTAAAGAACGGTAAACTTTTCAGTCGACTCGTTGTAGCGCACCAACAGATACCACACCAGCAGAATCGTGCCGCTGATCAGCAAAGTCCAGCCCCAGCCACCCACCATGTCCGGGAGATAGGCCTGGAAGCCGACAGCGGTTTTCTCGAACATCTCTACATTGTCTTCATCAATGGAGGTGAGCTTGAATTTCTTGAGCAGCGCGCTGGCAACGGAGCCCGCCCAGGAAAAGAAGA comes from Sulfuricella sp. and encodes:
- a CDS encoding tetrathionate reductase family octaheme c-type cytochrome, with the protein product MKTSHPQWPAALAFAGWLAALCALAMSSLAGAANTSTADHSKYKELQQTFQSGPDVTKACLSCHTEAAKQVHKTKHWTWEFLNPENNQRLGKKNVMNNFCISISQNYAFCTSCHAGYGWKDKNFDFSSENNVDCLVCHDTTGNYKKLPGLAGHPVYKEMEFPPGSGKIVKPVDLANVAQKVGKTSRDNCGACHFYGGGGDGVKHGDMDSSLAAPDKELDVHMDASGADFTCSTCHKTSSHDVSGSRYTPTAQDKGGAHIRGKADSSNPATCQACHGNQPHPVSLAKLGDHGKKLNEHTARIACQTCHIPAIARGGVATKLSWDWSTAGKMGPDGKPMTRKDDKGHVTYDSRKGDFVLGENVTPAYAWFNGKVKYTLLGDKVDKSKGVNPINRIEGSPSDGKSMIWPMKVMHGTQPFDPVNNTLVMPHTAGNDNIGYWKNFDWEKAIADGMQNVGAPFSGKVDFIKTEMYWPITHMVAPKEKALECVSCHSDDSRLKDVKGIYMPGRGDNNKMLDMAGWALALLTLLGVIAHGAGRIYMSNRKG
- a CDS encoding rhodanese-like domain-containing protein; this encodes MNKKLHNLGLALLLSLPVVLPAASGVAPAHAEQLKAKEGWYSKLVDIEFVKQNAEIPPKKGVMLIDSRPVARQYDPGHIPGAVSIPDSKFDQMAASLPQDKSTLLIFYCGGVECMLSHNSAFKAEKLGYTNIRVYADGSPDWAAKGMRQSVSGAYIKKLLDEKANFMLIDARPKRAFDKGAIPGAVHISDTDFDKHVDKLPADKATPLIYYCGGLECVLSDKSADKARKLGYTDVKTFVEGHPEWLKLYGQAPASAATDSTGPVARAKAGVEPGKEKGTITVASFERVMKENPDSLLLVDVRDAKEFNTATIKGAINIPIGDLEKKLETLPKDKPIIFLCGTGARSGEAHDTAKLMRSELQTYFIDAEMKFNADGTFSIKERGK